The window TTCAGCAATTTGCGGAGTTTTTCTCATGTCTGACGAAGCCCAACCAATTCGCCTGGCCGATCTGCACCCCGATGAGATTCAGGAGTTGCTGGAAGAGGCGGGAATCGAAGCGACCGAAGAGCAAGTGAAAATGATCTCGGCTTTTGTGGCCAGCGTTGGTGGTTTGGAAAACGCCCAAGGGCTGTTTGACGAGTTGAAGGAATTGCGGCCGGCCGCGTAGCGCTTGCGGCCTACCTGTTCGCCGCAGTTGTCGCGGAGTACTCTTTCCTGCTGCAAGCGGCGGCGGTTGTCTTTTTCTTGGGCTTGGACGAGCGGCCCGCGCTGTCGCGTGTCAACTTGTTGCGACTGGGTGCGACGGTGTCTTCTACCGAGAAACTTCGAGCTCAATATCTCGCACTCCTCGCCATCGTGGCGGCGGTTTGCTGCAGCGGTTGTCCCTCGCCAGAACCGAAGCGGTCCGGCTCGGCTGATCCAACTAAACCGCAATCGCCGAGCGCCTCGGCCAAAGATGACGCTGCTGCGATCGCTGCGCTCCAGGCCAAGGGCGTGACATTGAATCGCGACAAAGCCGGCAACATCGGTGAAGTGATTCTGTCTGCCGATTGCACCAACGACGATCTGAAGCACGTCGCCGCACTGCCGCACTGCACGACTCTCTCGGCCGCAGCGTCTGGCATTTCCGGCGCAGGTCTGGCCCATCTCAAGTGGCACCCTGGCCTGAAGATTTTACGTCTCGAGCAAAGCAGCATTCAAAACGAAGATGCTCAGCAACTGCTGGAGATTCCGAAGCTGGATGATCTCGATCTGAGGAAAACCGCCTTCACCACGCCCGCTTTTGTGACATTGGCCAAGCATAAGGCGCTTCGCAAGATTCGCGCGCCGCAAACCAAGTTTGATAACGAATCGCTGAAAGCGATTGCGCCGATGAAGCAACTCGTGGCGCTCGACCTGAGCGATTGCGAACTCTTGACGGCTGTGGGATGTGCCGCGCTGGGCGACTTGCCAAACCTGGAAATGCTGAAGCTCTCGGGTAGCGGCATCGACGACGGGACGCTTGATTTCATCGTCCCGCTGAAGAAGCTCAAGGTGCTCGGCCTGGCTCAATCGTCGGTGACGAAAGTCGGGCTCGACAAACTGGAACAGCATCCAGCTTTGAAAAAGCTCGACCTGTATGGTTGCCCGAATGTGAATTCGGCGGCTCTCGAAAAGCTCGGTACGATTCCGAACCTCGAAACGCTCGTGCTGCGGAAGACGACCGTGGCGAATGACGGTATGACGTTTCTCGCGGGGCTGAAGAACCTGAGAGAGCTCGACCTATCGGAAACCAGCATCGGCACGGGTGCTGATTTTGCCGCGATCACGGCAGTGCAGAGCCTCGTCGATTTTAACGTCTGGTCAACCGGCTTCGGTGATGCTGATATGCCTGCGGTCGGCCAGCTGAAGAATCTGGAGAGGTTGAATCTCGACAAGACCAAGGTCACCGACGTCGGCCTGGAAAGCGTTCAGGGGCTGGAAAAGCTCGAGTACATTCACCTCGGCAAAACGACGATAACCGACCAAGGCCTGGCTCATTTGCAGGGGCTGAAAAAGTTGGAGACGGTGATCGTGACCGTCGTCCCGGGTGTGACCGACGATGGAGCGGCGGCGTTGAAAAAGGCGATTCCGGGTGTGAACGTGAAGCGTTGAGATGGTGGAGCATGGGTGATGGGGACTCACCAACATCTTGGAGTGCCAGCGACATCGCCCGGCGCATTGCTGCGCGAGAAATCAGCGCTCGCGAAGTGTGCGAGGCTTACATCTCCCGCTGCGAGCAGACGCACAAAGCACTCAACGCTCTCGTCTGGAACCGCTTCGATGCGGCGCGCCAGGAAGCAACTGCCGTCGACGAAAAAATAGCTCGCGGCGAAAAGCTCGGTCCGCTCGCCGGCGTGCCGATGACGATCAAGGAGAGCATGTATCTGCAGGGCTCGCCGACGTGCATCGGCTTGACGAATCTGCGGGACAATATCGTTGGTGAAACGGGTGTGCTGGTCGCGCGATTGCAGCGCGCCGGCGCGATCATTCTCGGCAAGACCAACGTGCCGCAGTTGATGTTTTGGCACGAGTGCGATAACCCGGTCTACGGCCGGACGAATAATCCGTGGGACCTCGCTCGCACTTCGGGAGGCAGCACTGGCGGCGAAGGAGCCATCATCGCTGCCGGCGGCTCGCCACTGGGCTTGGGTACCGATCTCGGCGGGAGCATTCGAGTTCCGTCAGCGTGGTGCGGCATTCATGGCTTGAAGCCGACATCGCGTCGGCTTCCTACGTCTGGCGCGCTTCGTACTTTTCGCGGCCTCGAAGCGATTCAAGTCGTTGCCGGTCCGATGGCGCGGCATGTCGAGGATTTGGAACTCGCGCTGCAGGTTCTTGCCGATCACAGTGATGGGCTGTCGCTGAACGAAATTGAACCCTGGCCTTTGCGAGCGTCGCGCGAAGTCGATATTCGTAAGCTCAAGGTTGGTTTGTGGCTGAGCGATGATTGGGTACCTCCCTCGCCAGCGATTCGCCGCGCGGTGCTCGATGCTGCCGAGGTGCTGTGCTCGGAATACGACGTTGAAATTGCTGTGCTCGATGATGTGGTGAAAGCAGCAGAGCCACGCTTCACGAATGGTAAAGAGATCTTGGAGCTCTACTGCCAATTGCTGGAAGCCGACGGCAACGCTGATGTGCGGAAATTGGCCAAGGGAAGTCGGCTTGATTCGCGCGTGTCAAAGATGCTGCTGCTCGGTGGATTACGAAGTCCCGTGCGTGCGGTGGTCCGAAGTTTCTGCTGGCTGCTGGGCCAACGGCTGATGTATCAACTGATCGGCGCGAGTCGGCCGCAATCGACGGCCGAGCATTGGGAACGAGTCTACGAGCAACAGCAATTCATCCGCGGTTTTGCCGCACTGCTGGATGAGCAGCAAATCGATGTCATCTTGTCTCCGGCCTTCGGCGTTCCTGCGGCGCAGCACGGCAAGCCGTTCGATTTGCTTCCCGCGGCGAGCTATACCTTTCTGCCGAACTTGCTCGGTTGGCCGGCAGGTGTGGTGTCGCTGTCGACGGTTCGTGAAGACGAGCAAGTGGGCCGTGCGCCGACTCGCGATATGGTGCTGAAACAAGCAGCCGCCGTCGATGCCGGCAGTGCGGGTTTGCCAGTGAGTGTGCAAGTGATCGCGCGGCCGTGGCGAGAAGATATTGTCCTGGCAGTGATGGCGGCGCTGGAACGCGCGCTGCCACGTCCGCAGTTGTCCGCGGCGCATTTGGCTGCGATGGGTGCGCGGTCTTCTTAGTCTTCCGCGCTGGCGGAAGAGTTGATCAAGATTTGCCACTTTCTAGCTGGCGAATTGAAAATATTTCCCGCAAATCGTGCTGGCATTGTCTCCATCGAAAGGTGTATAACTCTGAGTGGCCAATAGGTCGACGAAGTCGTGCGTAGCGTTTGGTTCTGTAGAATCGGTCGTTGCTCCCCTCGCCTGTTCCGTTTGGCGGACCTAGAGCGGTCCCTTTCATCGGCCCTGAAAGTGAGTACGAGGGCCGGAGTTTTTTGTCAGGAGTTGTGCGGTGGCAATGAAGTTGTATGTCGGGAACCTGAGCTACGGGGTGACCAACGAGAAGCTGGAAGAACTGTTTTCGCAGTTCGGCCAGGTTCGTAGCGCTCAAGTGATTCAGGACCGCGACACCGGTCGCAGCAAGGGTTTCGGCTTTGTCGAAATGGCTGACGACAATGCCGCCCGTGAGGCCATCAAGGGCCTGCACGAGCAGCAGCACGACGGTCGCCCGCTGACGGTCAACGAAGCTCGCCCACGTGAAGATCGTGGCGGCGGCGGTGGCGGTGGTGGTGGCCGAGGTGGCGGTGGCGGCTACGGTGGTGGCCGAGGCGGCGGTGGCGGCGGTTACGGCGGCCGTCGTTAATCCAGCGCGCGGGCGATGTCCGCGAAGATTGTCCAACGAATAGAGTCTTCGAAGTTCGAACCTGCTAATCGTATATTTTGCGGCGGTGATTGCTTTTGGCGATCACCGCCGTTTTTGTTTCTTGTCGGTCTACTGCGATTCGATCTTTCGCTATTTCGAAAGAGCGGCGTTTAACGCTTTACCGTCGGCGCTGGGGAACTCAATCCCCAAGAGCTTGGCAATCGTCGGCGCGACGTCGATGTTTTCGACGCTCTTCAGCGTTTCGCCCGTGCGAACGCCGTTACCGCTGAGGACCAGCGGGGCATTCATCTTGTCGAGCGACGAAATGAAACCGTGCGAGCCGAGCGCGGTTTTGGATTCAGTGTTGGCGACAACGAACTCTTCGCCGATCGGCGTGCCGGCCACTGCGTAACCGTCCTTGGCAACTAGCACCGCGTCGGGTGATTGGTTGTATTCGCGCGGATGAGGAATGCCGAGTTCGGTAAAGCGGTCGGGGAAAATAACCTCGGCGACTCCTTCTTTGTCTTTCATCAGGTCGCGGAACTTTTCGCGATCGGCGGCGGCCGTCGCCGGGTTGGTGCAATACACCAG is drawn from Anatilimnocola floriformis and contains these coding sequences:
- a CDS encoding leucine-rich repeat domain-containing protein, translated to MSSTEKLRAQYLALLAIVAAVCCSGCPSPEPKRSGSADPTKPQSPSASAKDDAAAIAALQAKGVTLNRDKAGNIGEVILSADCTNDDLKHVAALPHCTTLSAAASGISGAGLAHLKWHPGLKILRLEQSSIQNEDAQQLLEIPKLDDLDLRKTAFTTPAFVTLAKHKALRKIRAPQTKFDNESLKAIAPMKQLVALDLSDCELLTAVGCAALGDLPNLEMLKLSGSGIDDGTLDFIVPLKKLKVLGLAQSSVTKVGLDKLEQHPALKKLDLYGCPNVNSAALEKLGTIPNLETLVLRKTTVANDGMTFLAGLKNLRELDLSETSIGTGADFAAITAVQSLVDFNVWSTGFGDADMPAVGQLKNLERLNLDKTKVTDVGLESVQGLEKLEYIHLGKTTITDQGLAHLQGLKKLETVIVTVVPGVTDDGAAALKKAIPGVNVKR
- a CDS encoding amidase, coding for MGDGDSPTSWSASDIARRIAAREISAREVCEAYISRCEQTHKALNALVWNRFDAARQEATAVDEKIARGEKLGPLAGVPMTIKESMYLQGSPTCIGLTNLRDNIVGETGVLVARLQRAGAIILGKTNVPQLMFWHECDNPVYGRTNNPWDLARTSGGSTGGEGAIIAAGGSPLGLGTDLGGSIRVPSAWCGIHGLKPTSRRLPTSGALRTFRGLEAIQVVAGPMARHVEDLELALQVLADHSDGLSLNEIEPWPLRASREVDIRKLKVGLWLSDDWVPPSPAIRRAVLDAAEVLCSEYDVEIAVLDDVVKAAEPRFTNGKEILELYCQLLEADGNADVRKLAKGSRLDSRVSKMLLLGGLRSPVRAVVRSFCWLLGQRLMYQLIGASRPQSTAEHWERVYEQQQFIRGFAALLDEQQIDVILSPAFGVPAAQHGKPFDLLPAASYTFLPNLLGWPAGVVSLSTVREDEQVGRAPTRDMVLKQAAAVDAGSAGLPVSVQVIARPWREDIVLAVMAALERALPRPQLSAAHLAAMGARSS
- a CDS encoding RNA recognition motif domain-containing protein; the encoded protein is MKLYVGNLSYGVTNEKLEELFSQFGQVRSAQVIQDRDTGRSKGFGFVEMADDNAAREAIKGLHEQQHDGRPLTVNEARPREDRGGGGGGGGGRGGGGGYGGGRGGGGGGYGGRR